The nucleotide window GACGATCGTCCTGCTTCTAAACGGAGGCGATAAATCGACCCAGGCCCAGGATATTGCCACCGCGAGAGGGTTCTGGGCCCACTGGAAGGAAAAGAACGATGGCCAACTTTAAGAACAGCGATAGTTACGACGACGCCCTTAGTGAATCACTGCGGGATCCGGCTTACGCGGCCGAGTATCTCAACGTTCATCTGGCCAAAGACGAAGGCGACTCGGACGAAGACGCCGAGCGCCTTTTCCTGATCGCGCTACGCAATGTTGCGCGCGCCCACGGCGTGAGCGCCATCGC belongs to Myxococcales bacterium and includes:
- a CDS encoding putative addiction module antidote protein codes for the protein MANFKNSDSYDDALSESLRDPAYAAEYLNVHLAKDEGDSDEDAERLFLIALRNVARAHGVSAIAERTALGRESLYKALSAGGNPKLTTLRAVLDAMGLQLSIHPRHAA